The genomic stretch TGGACAGAGATTGGCACAGTCCTAGACGGTCCCACAATcattgagaaacaaaaccGGACGCGTCCCTGGGCTCCAACGACGGTggaatggaaagggaaattctATTGTTTCTATACCGTCAGCAAGGATGGAGTTCGCAATAGTGCTATCGGCGTTGCAAGTACAGACTCGATCGAAAATGGCTCTTGGACAGACCATGGGGGTCTGATCTATACTGAAAAAGGGCCGTTAGCCCATATTTGGCCATATACGGTATCCAATGCCATTGATGCCTCGTTTATAGTAGACCAGCAAACGCAACAGCCGTACCTGCTATATGGGAGTTACTGGCATGGCATTTTCCAAGTGCCCCTTGCCGATGACTTATTGTCCGTCAAGAACCCCGAGAAGCCAGATGCGAAGAATTTGGTATATTTACCAGACGGAATGCCAAAACCGGATGAAGGGTCTTTCATGAGCTACAAGGATCCCTATTATTATGTGTGGTTTAGTCATGGGAAATGCTGTCATTTTAACAAAGGTTTCCCATCTATGGGTCAGGAGTACAGTATCCGTGTCGGAAGGTCGAAGGATGTGCGAGGTCCGTTTGTGGACAAGCACGGAAAGGACCTGGCGGAGGGAGGCGGCACCACAGTCTACGACTCGAACCATGGAATAGTCTATGCTCCTGGTGGAATTGGGGTGCTGCCTGCCACTACCACGGATCC from Aspergillus oryzae RIB40 DNA, chromosome 1 encodes the following:
- a CDS encoding arabinan endo-1,5-alpha-L-arabinosidase (beta-xylosidase), producing the protein MLRNYIISLACLLGMVQAAPSDNSKPAHPPNVFSKTEKFPLPNQGHLNVHDPNILQHDNNFYLFKGGIQVPIFRSSNLSGPWTEIGTVLDGPTIIEKQNRTRPWAPTTVEWKGKFYCFYTVSKDGVRNSAIGVASTDSIENGSWTDHGGLIYTEKGPLAHIWPYTVSNAIDASFIVDQQTQQPYLLYGSYWHGIFQVPLADDLLSVKNPEKPDAKNLVYLPDGMPKPDEGSFMSYKDPYYYVWFSHGKCCHFNKGFPSMGQEYSIRVGRSKDVRGPFVDKHGKDLAEGGGTTVYDSNHGIVYAPGGIGVLPATTTDPDILYYHYLNTSVGFLHGDALLGWNYLDYEDGWPVAS